The Helianthus annuus cultivar XRQ/B chromosome 16, HanXRQr2.0-SUNRISE, whole genome shotgun sequence genome includes a window with the following:
- the LOC110933329 gene encoding uncharacterized protein LOC110933329 has translation MPDKSENPAKTQPLHPAYTVTNIQHKVRVLDGKKVSYSSWVKLFQLHAEGYEVLSHINGTDPPSKEDSSYADWKKIDSIVLQWIYGTLDDDLLGPRVAALEQQFVSLKLRDTASIADYCQRLKDLGTQLNDLDSKIDEQRLVLQMVRGLPAEYDVTGALIIQQLPSWEDACNMLQSDHDRQVAREPVTPVVAAAVHDDNQQHGRRSYTNTRSDPSRGGSRGGNRRHGSGYRN, from the exons ATGCCTGACAAGAGTGAAAACCCTGCAAAAACCCAACCCTTACACCCTGCATACACTGTCACTAACATCCAACACAAAGTTCGTGTGTTGGATGGCAAGAAAGTTTCATACTCCTCATGGGTGAAACTATTCCAGTTACACGCCGAAGGCTACGAAGTTCTCTCTCACATCAACGGTACAGACCCTCCATCTAAAGAAGACTCATCTTATGCTGACTGGAAGAAAATCGACTCCATTGTTCTGCAATGGATCTATGGTACCCTTGATGATGATCTTCTC GGCCCGCGTGTTGCCGCCCTTGAACAACAGTTTGTCAGCCTTAAGCTCCGTGACACCGCCTCTATCGCCGACTACTGTCAACGCCTCAAAGATCTTGGCACCCAACTCAATGACCTTGATTCCAAGATCGATGAACAACGATTAGTCCTTCAAATGGTCCGCGGATTACCCGCTGAGTACGATGTCACTGGAGCCCTTATCATCCAACAACTGCCATCGTGGGAAGACGCCTGTAACATGTTGCAGTCCGATCACGATCGTCAAGTCGCTAGAGAACCTGTCACACCAGTGGTAGCAGCCGCAGTTCACGACGACAACCAGCAACATGGTCGCCGCTCTTACACAAACACTCGGTCAGACCCCTCTCGTGGTGGTTCACGTGGCGGCAATCGTCGCCATGGATCGGGTTATCGCAATTAG
- the LOC110882637 gene encoding transcription factor SRM1: MSDKKVKESVWSREQDIAFENALVSYPDEDDEERWEKIAAEVPGNKSVEEIKNHYELLLEDLERIESGVVPLPVYSSSLDDSESQAGDVGTSKKGGNAGQNVNESNHGGKGSKSEQERRKGIAWTEEEHRLFLLGLEKYGKGDWRSISRNFVVTRTPTQVASHAQKYFIRLNSMNKDRRRSSIHDITSVNNADVAVPQPPTNSSPGKSTKPPTTVNMYGGTAIGQPVVGTPVNLVPAPHMAAYGVGTPVVPGAPSNMDPRASRRR, encoded by the exons ATGAGTGATAAGAAGGTCAAAGAGTCAGTGTGGTCTAGAGAACAGGATATCGCTTTTGAAAACGCACTCGTTAGTTATCCTGACGAAGATGATGAGGAACGGTGGGAGAAAATAGCAGCGGAGGTTCCCGGGAATAAATCGGTTGAAGAAATTAAGAATCATTATGAGTTGTTACTTGAGGATTTGGAACGAATAGAGTCTGGTGTTGTTCCTTTGCCTGTATATAGTTCTTCTTTGGATGACTCAGAAAGCCAGGCTGGCGATGTTGGGACCAGTAAGAAGGGCGGAAATGCTGGTCAAAATGTCAACGAGTCGAATCATGGAGGTAAGGGGTCAAAGTCAGAGCAAGAACGTCGCAAAGGGATTGCTTGGACCGAGGAGGAACacag ATTATTTCTTCTTGGTTTGGAGAAATATGGAAAAGGTGACTGGCGAAGCATATCCCGGAACTTTGTGGTGACCCGCACCCCAACTCAAGTCGCAAGCCATGCACAAAAATATTTCATTCGTTTAAACTCCATGAACAAAGATAGACGGCGGTCAAGCATCCATGACATCACCAGTGTCAACAACGCTGACGTGGCGGTTCCCCAACCGCCAACAAACAGCTCTCCTGGTAAGTCAACCAAACCACCAACGACAGTCAACATGTATGGCGGAACCGCTATCGGCCAACCAGTAGTTGGAACACCTGTTAATCTTGTACCAGCACCACACATGGCGGCGTATGGTGTGGGGACCCCTGTGGTCCCCGGTGCACCGTCGAACATGGACCCGAGGGCTTCTCGTCGTAGGTAA